A window of Blastomonas sp. SL216 contains these coding sequences:
- a CDS encoding malonic semialdehyde reductase: MTAPLDDAALDQLFRTARTYNGYTDQQVTTEQLHAIWDLMKMGPTSANMLPSRMVWCVSDEAKQKLAACCMEANAKKILAAPVSVVIGMDLEFHELLPELFPHTDARSWFVGHEKAEFRRISALRNSSLQGAYFILAARALGLDTGPMSGFDNAAVDQAFFADQPNVKSNFISTLGYGDPSTIFGRSPRPGFDRFNTIS, translated from the coding sequence ATGACCGCACCGCTTGACGATGCCGCGCTCGACCAGCTGTTCCGCACCGCGCGCACCTATAATGGCTATACCGACCAACAGGTGACGACCGAGCAGCTGCATGCCATCTGGGACCTGATGAAAATGGGGCCGACCTCGGCCAACATGCTGCCATCGCGGATGGTCTGGTGCGTGTCGGACGAAGCCAAGCAGAAGCTGGCGGCGTGCTGCATGGAGGCGAATGCCAAGAAGATCCTGGCCGCGCCGGTCAGCGTCGTCATCGGCATGGACCTCGAATTTCACGAGCTGCTGCCCGAGCTGTTTCCGCATACCGATGCGCGCAGCTGGTTTGTCGGCCACGAAAAGGCCGAGTTCCGCCGTATCTCGGCGCTGCGCAATTCCTCGCTGCAGGGCGCGTATTTCATCCTCGCCGCACGCGCGCTGGGGCTGGATACCGGCCCGATGTCGGGCTTTGACAATGCCGCGGTCGATCAGGCCTTTTTCGCCGACCAGCCCAATGTGAAGTCGAACTTCATCTCGACTCTGGGCTATGGCGACCCCTCGACGATTTTCGGTCGCAGCCCGCGTCCGGGTTTTGACCGGTTCAACACAATCAGCTAG
- the tsaB gene encoding tRNA (adenosine(37)-N6)-threonylcarbamoyltransferase complex dimerization subunit type 1 TsaB: MPPDASRLLVIDTATEACSVALFDGATLIASDHAVMGRGHAERLVPMIAALPDRGRADAIVVNCGPGSFTGVRVGLAAARALALAWDVPVSGYSTHSLVAAMALAAHPGAAGIDIVMTGGHGEYFVQSFDGQGAATGPLASLLPDVAVAACRHDLVAGSMAEPLVTARGSGTALTLLPDARSALLLSEQARSLAADPIYGRGADAKPMATIPAAAGPG, encoded by the coding sequence ATGCCACCCGATGCCTCCCGCCTGCTGGTCATCGATACCGCGACCGAAGCCTGTTCGGTGGCGCTGTTCGATGGCGCGACGTTGATTGCCAGCGACCATGCGGTGATGGGCCGCGGCCATGCCGAGCGGCTGGTGCCGATGATCGCCGCGCTGCCCGATCGGGGGCGCGCCGATGCGATTGTGGTTAATTGCGGGCCCGGCAGCTTTACCGGGGTGCGCGTCGGTCTGGCGGCGGCGCGCGCGCTGGCCCTGGCCTGGGATGTGCCGGTCAGCGGCTATTCGACGCACAGCCTGGTCGCTGCGATGGCGCTGGCTGCGCATCCGGGCGCAGCCGGAATCGATATCGTGATGACGGGCGGCCATGGCGAATATTTCGTCCAGAGCTTTGACGGCCAGGGCGCGGCGACCGGTCCGCTCGCCTCGCTGCTGCCCGATGTGGCGGTTGCCGCGTGCCGGCATGATCTGGTCGCGGGCAGTATGGCCGAGCCGCTGGTGACCGCGCGCGGCTCTGGCACTGCGCTGACACTGCTGCCTGATGCGCGGTCGGCGCTGCTGCTGTCGGAACAGGCGCGCAGCCTGGCTGCCGATCCGATCTACGGGCGGGGGGCGGATGCCAAGCCGATGGCGACGATCCCGGCAGCGGCGGGCCCAGGCTGA
- a CDS encoding GNAT family N-acetyltransferase: MPDDRSPRSPDGAPGFQLIGGLAAEDALGPVMQVMQQAFDPLYGEAWNHSQTRSMLAMPLTHLLLAETIASEPDASGTPVGFAMTRRVADEEELLLIAVAPKWRQFGAGSALLNQVVENARDAGVNRLHLEMRSNNPAMRLYSKFGFHPVGLRKDYYQGSDSRRYDALTMAMMLR; this comes from the coding sequence ATGCCCGATGACCGCAGCCCTCGCAGCCCCGATGGCGCGCCCGGGTTCCAGCTGATCGGCGGGCTGGCCGCAGAAGATGCGCTGGGTCCTGTGATGCAGGTCATGCAGCAGGCCTTTGACCCGCTTTATGGCGAAGCTTGGAACCACAGCCAGACCCGTTCGATGCTGGCCATGCCGCTCACGCACCTGCTGCTTGCGGAAACGATTGCATCCGAACCGGATGCATCTGGCACGCCGGTGGGATTTGCCATGACGCGGCGGGTTGCTGATGAGGAAGAATTGCTGCTGATCGCGGTCGCCCCAAAATGGCGTCAATTCGGCGCGGGCTCCGCGCTTTTGAACCAAGTGGTTGAGAATGCGAGGGATGCGGGTGTGAACCGGCTTCACCTGGAGATGCGATCCAATAATCCCGCAATGCGGCTTTACTCAAAATTCGGATTTCATCCCGTGGGTTTACGTAAAGACTATTACCAGGGTTCAGATAGTCGTCGCTACGATGCGCTCACCATGGCCATGATGTTGCGCTGA
- a CDS encoding MucR family transcriptional regulator gives MAEAELDMRETLISLTADIVAAHVSNNSVAVSDIPGLIENVHRALNGLTPGEVAAEAELPEPAVSVRASVKPDYIVCLEDGKKLKMLKRHLMTHYNMTPEEYRARWNLPADYPMVAPNYAATRRELAKKIGLGRKPGKRPAK, from the coding sequence ATGGCAGAAGCAGAACTCGACATGCGTGAAACGCTGATTTCATTGACGGCAGATATTGTGGCTGCCCATGTCAGTAACAACAGTGTTGCGGTCTCAGACATTCCCGGACTGATCGAGAACGTTCACCGCGCGCTCAATGGCCTGACGCCGGGCGAAGTTGCTGCCGAAGCAGAGCTGCCCGAACCGGCAGTATCTGTTCGCGCCTCGGTCAAGCCGGACTATATCGTCTGCCTGGAAGACGGCAAGAAGCTGAAGATGCTCAAGCGGCATCTGATGACCCACTATAACATGACGCCGGAAGAATATCGGGCGCGCTGGAATCTGCCTGCCGATTATCCGATGGTGGCGCCCAATTACGCTGCAACCCGCCGCGAACTCGCCAAGAAGATCGGTCTGGGTCGCAAACCGGGCAAGCGCCCGGCCAAGTAA
- a CDS encoding Fur family transcriptional regulator: MRQKIDLEALCADRGLRITDQRRVIARVLSEAEDHPDVERLHERASAIDPRISIATVYRTVRLFEEAGILDRHDFGDGRARYEAAPEAHHDHLIDVETGKVLEFVDPELEALQKLIAERLGYRLVDHRMELYGVALDRKD, translated from the coding sequence ATGCGCCAGAAAATCGACCTGGAGGCGTTGTGCGCCGATCGTGGTCTCAGGATCACCGATCAGCGGCGCGTGATCGCGCGCGTGCTTTCCGAAGCCGAAGACCATCCCGATGTCGAGCGGCTGCACGAGCGCGCCTCTGCCATCGACCCGCGCATCTCGATCGCCACGGTCTATCGCACGGTGCGCCTGTTCGAAGAGGCGGGCATTCTGGACCGCCACGATTTCGGTGATGGCCGCGCGCGCTATGAAGCCGCGCCCGAAGCGCATCATGACCATCTGATCGATGTCGAGACCGGCAAGGTGCTCGAATTCGTCGATCCCGAGCTGGAAGCGCTGCAGAAGCTGATTGCCGAGCGGCTGGGCTACCGGCTGGTCGACCATCGCATGGAACTGTACGGCGTCGCGCTCGACCGCAAGGATTGA
- a CDS encoding lysophospholipid acyltransferase family protein, whose amino-acid sequence MSEAEAAPVAPKPVPLYPDTPDMAHLHWRDPGLIGRIRLALRVLLIVLMLIVCVPLYYVWRTLRLSNPWPKLFLRGVGRACGAKVRVVGTPLKRDVFYIANHLSWLDIPVIAGRNGSAFVAQDGIKSWPVIGWLCKLNDTVFVSRTNRLGIAGQINELRDALAETWAITIFPEGTTTDGSKLLPFKSPLLQVLDPPPPGVLVQPMYLDYGADAHDIAWVGEETAPNNALRLFTRKRSFWVTLHFLEPFSPADFPGRKAIAAEARARIDAALCASLGREPAV is encoded by the coding sequence ATGAGCGAGGCCGAAGCTGCGCCCGTCGCCCCCAAGCCTGTACCGCTTTATCCCGACACGCCGGATATGGCGCATCTGCACTGGCGCGATCCGGGGCTGATCGGGCGCATCCGGCTCGCCCTGCGGGTGCTGCTGATCGTGCTGATGCTGATCGTGTGCGTGCCGCTCTATTATGTCTGGCGGACGCTCAGACTCTCCAATCCCTGGCCCAAATTGTTCCTGCGCGGCGTCGGGCGGGCGTGCGGTGCCAAGGTGCGGGTGGTCGGCACACCGCTCAAGCGCGATGTGTTCTATATCGCCAATCATCTGAGCTGGCTCGACATTCCCGTGATTGCCGGGCGCAATGGCAGCGCCTTTGTCGCGCAGGACGGCATCAAGAGCTGGCCGGTGATCGGCTGGCTGTGCAAGCTCAATGACACCGTGTTCGTATCGCGCACCAACCGTCTGGGGATCGCCGGGCAGATCAACGAGCTGCGCGATGCGCTCGCCGAAACCTGGGCGATCACCATCTTTCCCGAAGGCACAACCACCGATGGCAGCAAGCTGCTGCCGTTCAAGTCGCCGCTGCTGCAGGTGCTCGATCCGCCGCCGCCCGGCGTGCTGGTCCAGCCGATGTACCTGGACTATGGCGCGGACGCCCATGACATCGCCTGGGTGGGCGAGGAAACCGCGCCCAACAACGCGCTGCGGCTGTTCACCCGCAAGCGCAGCTTCTGGGTGACGCTGCACTTCCTCGAGCCGTTCAGCCCCGCCGATTTTCCGGGGCGCAAGGCGATCGCGGCCGAGGCCAGGGCGCGCATCGATGCGGCGCTTTGTGCTTCCTTGGGGCGCGAACCGGCTGTATAG